CCGAGCCGGGCACGTTCACCACCCCGGCCGAACGCCGGGACGCGCTCTTCGCGAGCAGGCTGGCCGCCCGCCGCAGGCGCCTGCTGCTGTGGTCGGCCCCGCTCGTGCTCCTCGCGCTGCTCGCGAGCGCGAAGCTGCTCTCGGCCACCCTCATCAACATGGCGGGGTCGAGCGCCTATTCGAGCGCGAGCTACGCCACCGCACAGGACCGCTACGAGGACCTCAAGTTCTTCAACGTGATCGAACCGTGGAAGGCGTACTTCAACGAGGGCACGGCCCGGTACGCGGCCGGGGAGTTCTTCCTCGCCACCCAGCAGTTCGATCCCGCCCTCGACCTCGTTCCCCGGGCCCTGGAGGGTGAGCCGCGGGAGCCGCTCGAGTGCGCGGTCCGCACGAACTACTCCCTCTCCCTCGAGGGGCTGGGCGACGAGAGCCTCGCCGCGAACGATCCGGGCATGGCCACGAACTACTACGACCAGGCCCAGGAGATGCTCGCCGACTGCGGCACCTCCGGCGGCGGGGGCGAGGCGGCCGAACAGGCCGAGGAGCGTCAGCAGCAGCGCCAGGAGGAGGCTCAGAACCAGCAGGAACAGCAGCAGGGCGGCGACCCGGACAGCCCTGAGAACCCTGCGAACCCTGACAGCCCTGCCAACCCCTCGGACTCTCCCAGTGCGGGCGATCCGACCCCGGGTGAGGAGTCGCCGACCCCGGGCGATGACGGCGGCGATCCCTCCGAGAGTCCGAGCGAGGGTGAATCCGGTGGCCAGGACCCCTCCCCGACGCCGTCCGAGGGCGGCCCGGGTGAGGGCACCCCGTCGGCGGAGCCGAGCGGGCGGCCGACCGATCCGAAGGAGCAGGAGCTCCAGGACCGCAACGACGAGGCGAACGAGACCGGCGAGCAGGAGACCGGCAGCGGGCTGGGCAGCGGACAGAACTGGTAGCGGACCGGGCCGGGAACAGGCCGAGCCCGGCCGAGCCGAGGGCACGGCGTCTTTGCCGGGGCCGGGCTACGGGTGCCTACCGAGTGGGATGGCCCCCGGGTGCAGCGCCACACAAACTGAGCCGGGTGCGCGTGCCTCACGGGAGGAGCGTGAACGCGTCGACATGGGCCGGTCGTACCACGGTGAAGTGGCGTCGATCGACGGTCGCGATCTCGCTGATGTCGAGGCGTTCGGCAGTGGCCACGACCGACGCGTCGACGGTGCCCAGCGGTAGATCCCGGTAGCGCGCGACCAACTCGGCGATGCGTAGCCAGTCCGCTGCCGCAACGGGCGTTCACCTCATGTATGCCAGCATGCCTGGCGGGGGTCGGCGGCGCCAGGGTTCCTCGCGTCGAGTCGCCGAACACGGGACCCTGTGGAGGTCGGTCGCCGGGGCCTCGACACAATCCCGCGTTCGAGCCGGCGCCGGCTCAGGACTCGCGCCGCACGAGGGCGTTGGCGAGGTTGTCCCGGGCGACCTGGGTCGTGGGATGGTCCGGGCCGAGGGCGCGTTCGGCGTCAGTGGTGAGCCGGCTGTACATCTCGATGGCGTCGTCGAGCCGGTTCGCGGACTCGAAGGCACCGGCGAGGTTGTTCCGACACGTGAGGGTGTTCGCATGGTCGGGCCCGAGGCTGCGCTCCGCGCCGATGAGCGTGAGCTCGTACTGCTCGATCGCCTCGTCCACCCGGCCGACGGCCTGATAGGCGTAGGCGAGGTTGTTCCGACTCGTCAGGGTGTCGGGGTGGTCGGCGCCGAGCGCCTGCTCCCGGTCCGCGAGCGCCTGCTCGTAGGAGGTGATCGCCTCGTGCAGCCGGCGCGCGGTCTCATAGGCGTGGGCGAGATTGTGCCGGCTCATGAGGGTGGCCGGATCGTTCGGGCCCAGCACCCGCTCCCGGGCGGACACGACCCGCTCGTACAGGTCGATCGCCGCCTCCGGGCGCTCGGCCGACTCGTAGGTGTATGCCAGGTTGTTGCACGTCGTCAGGGTCGCCGGATCGTCCGGGCCGAGCACCCGCTCCCGATCGGCGAGGGTGCGCTCGTACAGCGCGATCGCCTCGTCGTAGCGACCCGCGGACTCGTACACCCCGGCGAGCGCGCTGCGGCCGGTGAGCGTGTCGGGATGATCGGGTCCGAGCTCCCGCTCCCGCTCCGCCACGGCCCGCTCGTAGCGGGTGACCTCGTCCACCTGTTCCATGCTGCCCACCCGCGTCGTTCGTATCGCCCAGATCGTCTCGATCATCGACATCGTCCAGATCGCCCGGCTCGTGCCCGGCACCGTCATGCTACGGCGCCCGGCGGCCCCGATCCCGGTCCAACGGTCCTACGCGGGCCGGCCGGCCCCGACCGTTCCCGGTCAGCCCCAGACCAGGCCCCGCGAGGGGTCGGACATGATCGCGGCGACGTCGGCCAGCACACGCGAGCCGAGTTCGCCGTCCACAAGCCGGTGATCGAAGCCCAGGCCGAGCTGGGTGACCCACCGGGGCTTGACCTTGCCCTTGTGCACCCACGGCCGCTGCTCGACCGCGCCGAAGGCGAGGATCGCCGACTCGCCGGGGTTGAGGATCGGGGTGCCCGTGTCGATGCCGAACACGCCGACGTTCGTGATGGTCACCGTGCCGTCCTGCATGGAGGCCACCGGCGTGCGGCCGGAGCGCGCGACCCGGGTGAGCTCGCCCAGGGCGACGGCGAGCTCGAGCAGGCTCATCCGGTGGGCGTCCTTGATGTTCGGCACCACGAGGCCGCGGTTCGTGGCGGCCGCGATGCCGAGGTTGATGTAGTGCTTGTAGACGATCTCCTGGGTGGCCTCGTCCCAGGCGGCGCTGATCTCCGGGTGCCGGCGGATCGCGAGGATGAGCGCCTTGGCGGCGATGAGCAGCGGGGTCACGCGCACGTCGGCGAACTCCCGATCGGCCCGCAGCCGCTCGACGAGCTTCATCGTCTTGGTCACGTCGATCGTGGTGAACACCGTGACGTGGGGGGCGCTGAACGCGCTCGAGACCATCGCCTCGGCGGTGCGGCGGCGCACGCTGCGCACGGGCACGCGGGTCTGGCGGCCGTCGCGGGAGACCGTGCCGCCGTCGAGCCAGGGCCGGTCGTCCTCGGGGTGGACCACGAGCCGTTCGGCGCGGGAGGTCTCGACGGCGTCGAGCACGTCCTCGCGGGTGACGAGATCGCCCGGCCCCGTGCCGCGGACCCGCGTCAGGTCGACCCCCAGGTCCTTCGCCAGCTTGCGCACCGGCGGCTTGGTCAGCACCGGCACCCCCGTGGGGTGGACCGGCTCGTCCACCTCGACCGCGACCGCCTGCGGCGGTGCGAGCTTGTCATGGACGACGCCCGGCCGAGTCGCCCGGTCCGGCTGGGACGGGTGCGTGGCCGAGGTGGGCTGCCCTGCAGGCCCAGCGGGCGCAGCGGGCCCAGCGGGCGCAGGCGTTCCGGCCGGCGCCGTGGGCTCGGGTGACGGGGTGGACCCGGTGGCCGATGTGGACGGCGTGGGCGGCGTGGGCGACATGGACCCGGTAGGCCGTGTGGTCCCAGTGGGCCGGGCCGGCTGGATCGATGACTGTCCCGCCGGCTGGGCCGCCGACTGGGCCGCCGACTGGGCCGGGCCGCGCCGCGCGCGCCTGGTCGCGGGCGCCTTCGCGGTGCCGTAGCCGACGAGCACGTCGCCGCTGGTCTCGTCCTCGTCCGCGGACGTGCCCGTGCCGACTGGGTTCGTCGACCCCGTCGAGTCCGTCGAGCCGGCCGGAGCTCCCGAGCCGTCGGGGTCGACGTCGAAGGTGATGATCGGTGTGCCCACCTCGACCGTGTCGCCGACCGCGGCGAGCACCTCGGTCACGCGACCCGCGTGCGGGCTGGGCAGCTCCACCAACGACTTCGCGGTCTCGATGTCGACGAGCGGCTGGTTCACGGTGACGATGTCACCGACGGCGACCTTCCATTCGACGATATCGGCCTCGGTCAGGCCCTCGCCGACGTCGGGGAGGGGGAACGACACGAACGTGGGCATGCTCGATCCTCTCAATCCACCGGCTCAGTACGCCAGCACACTATCGACCGCCTGCAGGATACGGTCGAGGTTGGGCAAGTAGTGAGACTCGACCTTCGACACGGGGTAGGGCATGTGGAACCCGCCCACCCGGTGCACCGGGGCCTCGAGGGAGTAGAAGCACTCCTGACCGATGCGGGCGGCGATCTCGGCGCCGGCCCCGAAGAAGATCGGCGCCTCGTGCACGACGACCAGCCGGCCGGTGCGGCGCACGGATTCGGCCACGGAATCGAAGTCGATCGGGGAGATCGACCGCAGGTCGAGCACCTCGATGCTGCGCCCCTCGGCCTCGGCCACCTCGGCGGCCGCGAGGGCCGGCTTGACGCTCGGCCCATAGCCGACGACGGTCACATCGGTGCCATGGCGCAGGAGCCGGGCCCGCTGGAGGTCGTCCTGCCCGTCCTCCGACAGCACGCTCCGCCCGCTCACCGGCGCGATGCCCAGGTCCGCGTCCGTGGCCGAGGTGGCGACGTCGTCCTTGTCCCAATAGCGAGCCTTGGGCTCGAAGAAGATGACGGGATCCGGGCTGGCGATCGCCTGCTGGATCATCGTGTAGGCGTCGGCGGCGTTGCTCGGGCTGAGGATCCGCAGCCCGGCGGTGTGCGCGAACAGCGCCTCGGGCGACTCGCTGTGGTGCTCGATCGCGCCGATGCCGCCGCCGTAGGGGATGCGGATGACGACGGGCAGCTCGAGCGCGCCGCCGGTGCGGTAGTGGAGCTTGGCGAGCTGGGTGGTGATCTGGTCGTACGCGGGGAACACGAAGCCGTCGAACTGGATCTCGCACACGGCACGGTAGCCGGCGTAGGCCAGCCCGATCGCGGTGCCGACGATCCCGGACTCGGCGAGCGGGGTGTCGACCACCCGCTCGGGCCCGAAGTCCTGCTGGAGCCCCTCGGTCACGCGGAAGACGCCGCCGAGGGCGCCGATGTCCTCGCCCATGAGCAGGACCGTGGGATCGCGCTCCATCGAGCGGCGCAGGCCGGCGTTGATCGCCTTGGCCAGGGCGAGCCGTTCACTCATTCCGCCTCCTCGAAGCCGGCCTCGTAATCATGGAACCAGGCCCGCTCGCCCTCCACGAGGGAGTGCCGGCCGGCATAGACGTGATCGAACATCGACTCCGGGGCGGGCGACTGCAGGGAGCGGCAGTAGTCGCGGGCGCTCGCCCCGAGCTCGTCGGCCTCCTGTTCGAGCTCCGCGAAGAACTCCGCTCCCGTGCCCTCGGCCTCGAGATGGGTGCGCAGCCGCTCGAGCGGGTCGAGACGGCGCCAGCTCTCCTCCTCCTGCGCCGTGCGGTAGCGCGTCGGGTCGTCGGAGGTGGTGTGGGCACCCATGCGATAGGTGACCGCCTCGATGAAGGTGGGGCCGCCGCCGCCGTGTGCGCGCTCGACCGCCGCGGCCGTCACTGCGTAGCTCGCCAGCACGTCGTTGCCGTCGACCTGGATCGAGGGGATGCCGAATCCGGTGCCGCGATCGACGATCGGGCCGGGCGACTGGACGGCCGTGGGCACCGAGATCGCCCACTGGTTGTTCTGGCAGAAGAAGATGACCGGCGCGTTCGCGGAGGCGGCGAAGACCATCGCCTCGCTCACATCGCCCTGGGAGCTGGCGCCGTCGCCGTAGTAGGTGATCACGCAGCGGTCGCGGCTCGGGTCACCGGTGCCGACGTCGCCGTCGCGCTGGATCCCGAGTGCGTAGCCGGTGGCGTGCAGCGTGTGGGAGCCGATCACGAGCGAGGGCGTGGCGAAGTTGTTCGCGAAGGGGTCCCAGCCGCCGTGCTGCTGCCCGCGGTAGAGCAGAAGCAGCGTGTTGAGGTCGAGGCCTCGGACCCGGGCGACCCCGTGCTCGCGGTAGGAGGGGAACACGAAGTCCTGCGGGGAGAGCGCGTGGGCCGAACCGACCTGGGCGGCCTCCTGCCCCTGGCTCGGCGGCCACAGCCCCAGCTCCCCGTGTCGCTGCAGGGCGGTCGCCTCGGCGTCGAACCGGCGCACCAGCGCCATGTCGCGATACATGGTCTCGAGTTCGGTCCGACCCAGATGGCTCACGCGGTCCGCGTAGTCGCCATCGGTTCGCCTCGTGCCCGTGGGTGTGAGCAGCTGAACCATGTCCG
The window above is part of the Pseudactinotalea sp. HY158 genome. Proteins encoded here:
- a CDS encoding tetratricopeptide repeat protein; this encodes MTVPGTSRAIWTMSMIETIWAIRTTRVGSMEQVDEVTRYERAVAERERELGPDHPDTLTGRSALAGVYESAGRYDEAIALYERTLADRERVLGPDDPATLTTCNNLAYTYESAERPEAAIDLYERVVSARERVLGPNDPATLMSRHNLAHAYETARRLHEAITSYEQALADREQALGADHPDTLTSRNNLAYAYQAVGRVDEAIEQYELTLIGAERSLGPDHANTLTCRNNLAGAFESANRLDDAIEMYSRLTTDAERALGPDHPTTQVARDNLANALVRRES
- a CDS encoding dihydrolipoamide acetyltransferase family protein codes for the protein MPTFVSFPLPDVGEGLTEADIVEWKVAVGDIVTVNQPLVDIETAKSLVELPSPHAGRVTEVLAAVGDTVEVGTPIITFDVDPDGSGAPAGSTDSTGSTNPVGTGTSADEDETSGDVLVGYGTAKAPATRRARRGPAQSAAQSAAQPAGQSSIQPARPTGTTRPTGSMSPTPPTPSTSATGSTPSPEPTAPAGTPAPAGPAAPAGPAGQPTSATHPSQPDRATRPGVVHDKLAPPQAVAVEVDEPVHPTGVPVLTKPPVRKLAKDLGVDLTRVRGTGPGDLVTREDVLDAVETSRAERLVVHPEDDRPWLDGGTVSRDGRQTRVPVRSVRRRTAEAMVSSAFSAPHVTVFTTIDVTKTMKLVERLRADREFADVRVTPLLIAAKALILAIRRHPEISAAWDEATQEIVYKHYINLGIAAATNRGLVVPNIKDAHRMSLLELAVALGELTRVARSGRTPVASMQDGTVTITNVGVFGIDTGTPILNPGESAILAFGAVEQRPWVHKGKVKPRWVTQLGLGFDHRLVDGELGSRVLADVAAIMSDPSRGLVWG
- a CDS encoding alpha-ketoacid dehydrogenase subunit beta: MSERLALAKAINAGLRRSMERDPTVLLMGEDIGALGGVFRVTEGLQQDFGPERVVDTPLAESGIVGTAIGLAYAGYRAVCEIQFDGFVFPAYDQITTQLAKLHYRTGGALELPVVIRIPYGGGIGAIEHHSESPEALFAHTAGLRILSPSNAADAYTMIQQAIASPDPVIFFEPKARYWDKDDVATSATDADLGIAPVSGRSVLSEDGQDDLQRARLLRHGTDVTVVGYGPSVKPALAAAEVAEAEGRSIEVLDLRSISPIDFDSVAESVRRTGRLVVVHEAPIFFGAGAEIAARIGQECFYSLEAPVHRVGGFHMPYPVSKVESHYLPNLDRILQAVDSVLAY
- the pdhA gene encoding pyruvate dehydrogenase (acetyl-transferring) E1 component subunit alpha; the protein is MVQLLTPTGTRRTDGDYADRVSHLGRTELETMYRDMALVRRFDAEATALQRHGELGLWPPSQGQEAAQVGSAHALSPQDFVFPSYREHGVARVRGLDLNTLLLLYRGQQHGGWDPFANNFATPSLVIGSHTLHATGYALGIQRDGDVGTGDPSRDRCVITYYGDGASSQGDVSEAMVFAASANAPVIFFCQNNQWAISVPTAVQSPGPIVDRGTGFGIPSIQVDGNDVLASYAVTAAAVERAHGGGGPTFIEAVTYRMGAHTTSDDPTRYRTAQEEESWRRLDPLERLRTHLEAEGTGAEFFAELEQEADELGASARDYCRSLQSPAPESMFDHVYAGRHSLVEGERAWFHDYEAGFEEAE